One Mangrovimonas cancribranchiae DNA segment encodes these proteins:
- a CDS encoding nucleoside deaminase produces the protein MENPFNDEYFMKKALQEAEAAFDKGEIPVGAVIVIKDRIIARAHNLTETLNDVTAHAEMQAITAAANFLGGKYLKDCTLYVTLEPCQMCAGALYWSQISKIVYGARDEQRGCINLNTKLHPKTTVEGGILEKESSQLMKRFFIEKRNLN, from the coding sequence ATGGAAAACCCATTCAACGATGAATATTTTATGAAAAAAGCCCTTCAGGAAGCAGAAGCAGCTTTTGATAAAGGTGAAATCCCTGTAGGAGCCGTTATTGTTATTAAAGATCGCATTATTGCTAGGGCCCATAATTTAACTGAAACTCTAAATGATGTTACTGCCCATGCCGAAATGCAAGCTATAACGGCTGCAGCCAATTTTTTAGGCGGTAAATATTTAAAAGATTGCACATTATATGTAACCTTAGAGCCCTGCCAAATGTGTGCTGGTGCGTTGTATTGGAGTCAAATAAGTAAAATTGTTTATGGTGCAAGAGATGAACAACGTGGTTGTATAAATTTAAATACTAAATTACATCCTAAAACAACAGTAGAAGGTGGTATTTTGGAAAAGGAGTCTTCTCAACTTATGAAACGGTTTTTTATAGAAAAGCGTAATTTAAATTAA
- a CDS encoding nicotinic acid mononucleotide adenyltransferase, producing MKNILSIVLMLCFGLAFAQSSDTIKPKYEKKGNLTEATYYYDNGVVKQHGFFNKAGELHGTWSSFDLQGNKLAVGKYENGTKVGKWFFWTEDTLKEVDFVDSRMATVNEWKNSSTIAVRD from the coding sequence ATGAAAAATATATTATCAATAGTTTTAATGTTATGTTTTGGGTTAGCCTTTGCCCAAAGTAGCGATACTATTAAACCAAAATACGAAAAAAAAGGTAATTTAACAGAAGCGACTTATTATTACGATAACGGTGTTGTTAAGCAACATGGTTTTTTTAATAAAGCAGGTGAATTACATGGCACTTGGTCTAGTTTTGATTTACAAGGAAATAAACTAGCTGTAGGAAAATACGAAAACGGTACGAAAGTTGGTAAATGGTTTTTCTGGACAGAAGATACCTTAAAAGAGGTAGATTTTGTAGATTCTAGAATGGCTACAGTTAACGAATGGAAAAACAGCTCAACTATTGCTGTAAGAGATTAA
- the dgt gene encoding dGTP triphosphohydrolase, protein MNWEQLLSLKRFGDTNKRLRKEQDETRLGFEVDYDRVIFSSEFRSLQDKTQVIPLSKIDFVHTRLTHSLEVSVVARTLGRKVGAKLLEKYPHLNTVHGYQANDFGAIVAAAALAHDIGNPPFGHSGEKAIGEFFKNGSGTHFKSFLTAKEYQDLCDFEGNANGFKILTESRQGREGGLRLSYATLGAFMKYPKESLPKKPTTHIADKKYGFFQSEKEVFLDVAKELGLISTGKDDSVSFSRHPLAYLVEAADDICYTIIDFEDGINLGLIQEEYALEYLIKLVKTNINTKKYHNLSNTQDRVSYLRALAINTLINEAVEVFLDNEASILKNDFPHALLDKCSYEAQINDIIALSVKNIYQSQEVIDKEIVGYEVINKLLHVYTKTVQNKADGNLTNFDKLILRSLPETVNLNHDDLYNNLMSICNYISKLSDGKIKETYLKLMGQNI, encoded by the coding sequence ATGAACTGGGAACAATTACTATCGTTAAAGCGTTTTGGTGACACTAATAAAAGATTGCGAAAAGAGCAAGATGAAACCAGATTAGGGTTTGAAGTAGATTACGATCGCGTTATTTTTTCTTCAGAGTTTAGGAGTCTACAAGATAAAACACAAGTTATTCCATTGTCGAAAATCGATTTTGTGCATACCAGATTAACTCATAGCTTAGAAGTAAGTGTTGTAGCGAGAACGCTAGGCAGAAAAGTAGGTGCCAAGTTACTGGAGAAGTATCCGCACTTAAATACGGTACACGGGTATCAAGCTAACGATTTTGGTGCTATTGTAGCCGCCGCCGCATTGGCTCATGATATAGGGAATCCGCCATTTGGACATTCGGGAGAGAAAGCCATAGGTGAGTTTTTTAAAAATGGTAGTGGAACACATTTTAAGTCCTTTTTAACCGCTAAAGAATATCAAGATTTATGCGATTTTGAAGGTAATGCTAACGGGTTTAAAATTTTAACCGAAAGCCGCCAAGGAAGAGAAGGTGGTTTGCGATTAAGTTATGCTACTTTAGGTGCTTTTATGAAATATCCTAAAGAGTCACTACCTAAAAAGCCAACAACACATATAGCTGATAAGAAGTATGGGTTTTTTCAATCGGAAAAAGAGGTGTTTCTAGATGTTGCCAAAGAGCTTGGATTAATTAGTACAGGGAAAGATGATAGTGTAAGCTTTTCACGTCATCCATTAGCATATTTGGTAGAAGCTGCCGATGATATTTGTTATACTATAATCGATTTTGAAGATGGTATTAATTTAGGGTTAATTCAAGAAGAGTATGCATTAGAATATTTAATCAAATTAGTGAAAACTAATATTAATACTAAGAAATACCATAATCTATCTAATACTCAAGATCGGGTAAGTTATTTAAGAGCTTTAGCAATTAATACATTAATTAACGAAGCCGTTGAAGTGTTTTTAGATAATGAAGCATCTATTTTGAAAAACGACTTTCCCCATGCATTGTTAGACAAATGTTCATATGAAGCGCAAATAAATGATATTATAGCTCTTAGTGTTAAAAACATTTATCAATCTCAAGAAGTTATCGATAAGGAGATTGTAGGTTACGAAGTAATAAATAAACTACTACATGTTTACACCAAAACCGTACAAAATAAAGCTGATGGTAATTTAACAAATTTCGATAAGTTAATTCTTAGGTCTTTGCCTGAAACTGTTAATCTAAATCATGACGATTTATATAACAACTTAATGTCTATTTGTAATTACATTTCAAAACTGTCTGATGGTAAGATAAAAGAAACTTACTTAAAACTGATGGGGCAAAACATATAA
- a CDS encoding cold-shock protein has protein sequence MTGTVKFFNESKGYGFITNDETGKDIFVHVSNLNGVELREGDNVEYTEEEGRKGMVAANVEVI, from the coding sequence ATGACTGGAACAGTTAAATTTTTTAATGAATCGAAAGGTTACGGATTCATTACCAACGACGAAACAGGAAAGGACATCTTTGTTCACGTTTCTAACCTTAATGGCGTAGAATTACGTGAAGGAGATAACGTAGAGTACACTGAAGAAGAAGGAAGAAAAGGAATGGTTGCTGCCAACGTGGAAGTAATCTAA
- a CDS encoding TonB-dependent receptor domain-containing protein — MEKNKILLTLSLLFVTLLGYAQTGKVAGTIIDGEFVDPMPFANVIIKNTTKGTTSDFDGKYELELEAGTYTLIFSFVGYETKEISDVVIKANDVTVLDVTLTTNSLDEVVITTSVKRNTENAVLNMQRKSAVVMDGLSAQSIKKTGASNIASAVKSVPGVSVQGGKYVYVRGLGDRYTKSILNGVDIPGLDPDRNTIPMDIFPTNIIDNVIVLKSANADQPADFTGGIVDVITKDFPTKAEYSISAGFGYNPNMHFKDNFLTYEGGDTDFWGYDDGTRNLPINRYQPIPTTSPDANGRPPRLLLTSLTNRFQEQLKADKATSAPNFNLGLTAGNQYEVGKNGNKLGYLASASYKNNTTFYEDRIDGAAIKDADKSVYQPRYSLYSKGSEGINEVLVNTLVGLTFKTDLSKYRFTALHIQNGESSAGFFDQDLSQDNTGGAYEDVVKDALLYTERSITNFNLSGSHKLGANSGWDFDWTLSPSFSKVEDKDHRITPLVVTQENQYIIDPSTTTNPTRLWRNLLEESWVFKADFDKKYELFNRPAKFQVGGNYVYKFRDFSIDEFFMTATNNIVPNGNTNLLLMDENLWTPESGEGTHLVTTGNQTFKPSNAYESEQMVYSTYISNEFNVSESLKAIVGLRTELYQLFYTGENAQGDEVYNRQSTIDNYDLFPSANLIYALNDNSNLRGSYSRTTARPSFKEASRAQIFDPITNRTFIGNGFGIYDANGDIIFDAVKPTYINNFDLRYELFRDKGQMIAFSGFYKGFKDPLEVTFFPTSAEQLTIANLGDATVVGAEVELRQNFGFLTNNLEKLRLNVNASYIYSELSMSDSEYDRRVLAARDGETIDRKRELQGQSPYLINAGFDYDNDDMGLQAGLFYNVQGESLEVVGTGQIPDVYTKPFHSLNFTFSKKLGENKKSSIDLKINNILGDERESLYDSYKASQELIYTQRKVGTEFSIGYSYSF; from the coding sequence ATGGAAAAAAACAAAATATTACTCACGCTATCTTTGTTGTTTGTAACTTTATTAGGTTATGCACAAACAGGTAAAGTAGCTGGTACTATAATTGATGGTGAATTTGTTGACCCTATGCCTTTTGCCAACGTCATTATAAAAAACACCACTAAGGGAACGACTTCAGATTTCGATGGGAAATATGAATTAGAACTTGAGGCTGGTACTTACACTTTAATTTTCTCTTTTGTTGGTTACGAAACCAAAGAAATAAGTGACGTAGTTATTAAGGCAAATGATGTTACCGTATTAGATGTTACGCTAACGACAAATTCATTAGATGAAGTTGTTATTACAACAAGCGTTAAAAGAAATACCGAAAATGCCGTTTTAAATATGCAGCGTAAATCTGCTGTGGTTATGGATGGGCTTTCGGCACAAAGCATAAAGAAAACAGGAGCAAGTAACATAGCAAGTGCTGTAAAAAGTGTTCCTGGAGTTTCTGTACAAGGTGGAAAATATGTGTATGTAAGAGGTCTTGGAGATCGTTACACAAAATCTATTTTAAATGGTGTTGATATTCCTGGGTTAGACCCAGACAGAAACACCATTCCTATGGATATTTTCCCTACCAATATTATCGATAATGTTATTGTTCTTAAATCAGCAAATGCCGATCAGCCAGCCGATTTTACTGGTGGTATTGTAGATGTTATCACTAAAGATTTCCCTACAAAAGCTGAATATAGTATCTCTGCTGGTTTTGGTTATAACCCAAACATGCACTTCAAAGATAATTTTTTAACTTATGAAGGTGGAGACACAGATTTTTGGGGTTATGATGATGGTACAAGAAACTTACCAATTAACAGATATCAACCAATTCCTACTACTAGTCCAGACGCAAATGGCAGACCACCTAGGTTACTTTTAACTTCGTTAACCAATAGGTTTCAAGAACAATTAAAAGCAGACAAAGCAACAAGTGCTCCTAATTTTAACTTAGGACTAACCGCAGGAAATCAGTACGAGGTAGGTAAAAATGGTAACAAATTAGGCTATTTAGCTTCTGCTTCATATAAAAACAACACTACATTTTATGAAGATAGAATTGATGGTGCTGCCATAAAAGATGCAGACAAAAGTGTATACCAACCTCGCTATTCTTTATATAGTAAAGGTAGCGAAGGGATAAACGAAGTATTAGTTAATACGCTTGTGGGGTTAACGTTTAAAACCGATTTGTCTAAATATAGATTTACGGCACTTCATATTCAAAATGGCGAATCGTCAGCAGGATTCTTCGATCAGGATTTATCTCAAGATAACACCGGTGGAGCTTACGAAGATGTTGTAAAAGACGCTTTACTTTATACCGAACGTTCTATTACAAACTTTAACCTAAGTGGTAGCCATAAACTAGGCGCTAATTCTGGTTGGGATTTTGATTGGACCTTATCTCCATCTTTCTCTAAAGTAGAAGATAAAGATCATAGAATTACACCTCTTGTTGTAACACAAGAAAATCAATATATAATTGATCCTAGTACAACGACAAACCCTACCAGACTTTGGAGAAACTTACTAGAAGAAAGTTGGGTGTTTAAAGCAGATTTTGATAAAAAGTATGAACTATTTAACAGACCTGCTAAATTTCAAGTTGGGGGTAATTATGTGTATAAGTTTAGAGACTTTAGTATTGATGAGTTTTTCATGACTGCAACAAACAACATTGTGCCTAATGGAAATACAAACTTACTGCTAATGGATGAAAACTTATGGACACCAGAAAGCGGTGAAGGCACACACCTAGTTACCACAGGTAATCAAACATTTAAACCATCTAATGCTTACGAAAGTGAACAAATGGTGTATTCTACATACATCTCTAACGAGTTTAACGTAAGTGAAAGTTTAAAAGCCATTGTAGGACTTAGAACAGAATTATACCAATTATTTTATACTGGAGAAAATGCTCAAGGTGACGAAGTTTACAATAGACAAAGTACTATTGATAACTACGATTTGTTCCCTTCGGCCAACTTAATTTATGCCTTAAATGATAACTCTAACTTAAGAGGTTCTTATTCTAGAACAACTGCTAGACCATCGTTTAAAGAAGCGTCTAGAGCACAGATTTTCGACCCTATTACTAACAGAACATTTATTGGTAACGGTTTTGGTATTTATGATGCCAACGGCGATATTATATTTGATGCTGTTAAGCCTACATATATCAATAACTTTGATCTTAGATATGAATTGTTTAGAGACAAAGGACAAATGATTGCCTTTAGTGGATTCTACAAAGGTTTTAAAGATCCTTTAGAAGTAACCTTCTTCCCAACATCCGCAGAGCAATTAACAATTGCCAACCTTGGTGATGCTACCGTAGTTGGTGCAGAAGTTGAATTAAGACAAAATTTTGGATTTTTAACCAACAACTTAGAAAAACTAAGATTAAACGTTAATGCCTCATACATCTATTCAGAATTAAGCATGTCTGATAGTGAATACGACAGAAGAGTTTTAGCGGCTAGAGATGGTGAAACCATTGATAGAAAAAGAGAGCTACAAGGCCAATCGCCGTACTTAATCAATGCTGGTTTCGATTACGATAATGACGATATGGGCTTACAAGCTGGTTTGTTTTACAACGTACAAGGCGAATCATTAGAAGTGGTTGGTACTGGTCAAATCCCAGATGTTTACACCAAGCCTTTCCATAGTTTAAACTTTACGTTTAGCAAAAAACTTGGTGAAAACAAAAAGTCTTCTATCGACTTAAAAATAAATAACATTCTTGGTGATGAAAGAGAAAGTTTATACGACTCTTACAAAGCTAGTCAAGAATTAATTTACACACAAAGAAAGGTTGGAACCGAGTTTTCTATTGGTTATAGTTACTCTTTCTAA
- a CDS encoding T9SS-dependent M36 family metallopeptidase has product MKKHYLYLFVFLSMFLMSATTFSQDLLLNSKYQAIVEDYFNQNKEEFNLLENDFNDIVIDKEVFSKSTKLTHLYLNQRYQGIEIFNATSSLAIKDNSVFYYANNFVANIASKVNSTSPQLTAEEAILEVATKLNLGSTIGLENIEKKGFRYLFSNGGISKSDIPVKLVFFLDEENNLKLSWDLSIHTIDGQDWWSVRIDALSGDIIDKTNWMVKCSFEGDHELHNHEIENNIKDNTSTFKLFNEESFMVDGSQYNVFALPIESPNHGDRSLVIEPADPLASPYGWHDVNGVSGAEYTITRGNNVWAQEDINGNDGTGYSPDGTNNLNFDFNLNINQDPNSYQDPSITNLFYMNNVMHDIWYKYGFDEESGNFQENNYGNGGLGGDYVYADGQDGSSLNNAVFGTPPEGTNPYMQMYLWSEVDDPQPLTINTGSLAGGYTASYPATGPGNNITAPSSTPITADLALVSDGSANPEEGCSALSNWFLVNGKIAVIKRGNCSFVEKIQFAQNAGAVAVIMVNHNNPDNDPNYVEYVNMAGESTPEFTIPSIFINYDNGQPIINSLQNGDVINATIVNNAFRRDGSFDNGIVSHEYGHGISTRLTGGPNNSNCLQNGEQMGEGWSDWFALMVTLDSDDVAEDLRGIATYADGQSAAGVGIRPVQYTTDMSANNYTYGATNNDTLLGYDTNGNPVNWNDSVHNIGFVWGTVLWDLTWAYIDKYGFDPDLYNGTGGNNKVMQIVIDGLKLQPCSPGFVQGRDAILAADMALTGGEDQCLIWEVFANRGLGVNASQGFPTIMTDQVEDFTMPDENDPSLANCTTLSVNEFNQSDFKIYPNPTDNNINIKVNRSFGNVKATLFDINGRKVLSQSGELNNIMTLNVNNVQSGIYVLNIEGTNVSMNHKVIIK; this is encoded by the coding sequence ATGAAAAAGCATTACCTCTATCTCTTTGTTTTTTTGAGTATGTTTTTAATGTCAGCAACTACTTTTTCGCAAGACTTGCTGTTAAACTCTAAATATCAAGCAATAGTTGAAGACTATTTTAACCAAAATAAAGAAGAATTTAACTTGCTTGAAAATGATTTTAATGACATTGTTATCGATAAAGAAGTTTTTTCTAAGAGTACCAAGCTTACCCACTTATATTTAAATCAGCGATATCAAGGAATAGAAATATTTAACGCTACGTCAAGTTTAGCTATAAAAGATAATAGTGTTTTTTATTACGCAAACAATTTTGTGGCCAATATTGCTAGTAAGGTTAATTCAACATCGCCACAATTGACAGCAGAAGAAGCTATTCTAGAAGTTGCTACTAAACTAAACTTAGGCAGTACTATAGGTTTAGAAAATATCGAAAAGAAGGGCTTTAGATATTTGTTTTCAAATGGGGGGATTTCTAAGAGTGATATCCCTGTTAAATTAGTGTTCTTTTTAGATGAAGAAAATAATTTAAAACTATCTTGGGATTTAAGTATACATACTATAGATGGGCAAGACTGGTGGAGTGTTAGGATTGACGCCTTGTCAGGTGATATTATTGATAAAACAAATTGGATGGTTAAATGTAGTTTTGAAGGAGATCATGAATTACACAACCACGAGATTGAAAATAATATAAAAGATAATACATCAACATTTAAGTTATTTAATGAAGAAAGCTTTATGGTTGATGGATCACAGTATAACGTTTTTGCTTTACCTATTGAAAGCCCCAACCATGGAGATAGATCATTAGTTATTGAACCGGCAGATCCATTAGCTTCCCCATATGGATGGCATGATGTTAATGGTGTTTCAGGTGCTGAATATACTATAACTAGAGGTAATAATGTTTGGGCACAAGAGGATATAAATGGCAATGATGGAACAGGATACTCTCCAGATGGAACAAATAATCTAAACTTTGACTTTAACTTGAATATTAATCAAGATCCTAACAGTTACCAAGATCCATCTATAACTAATTTATTTTACATGAATAATGTAATGCATGATATTTGGTATAAGTATGGTTTTGATGAAGAAAGTGGTAATTTTCAAGAAAATAACTATGGTAATGGAGGTTTAGGAGGAGATTATGTTTATGCAGATGGACAAGATGGTAGCTCTCTTAATAACGCTGTATTTGGAACTCCTCCTGAAGGTACAAATCCATATATGCAAATGTACTTATGGTCAGAAGTTGATGACCCACAACCACTAACTATTAATACAGGTTCTTTAGCTGGTGGTTATACTGCTTCGTATCCAGCAACAGGACCAGGGAATAATATAACAGCACCATCTTCTACACCAATTACAGCAGATTTAGCTTTAGTGAGTGATGGCTCTGCAAATCCAGAAGAAGGATGTAGTGCATTATCTAATTGGTTTTTAGTTAATGGAAAAATAGCTGTAATAAAAAGAGGTAATTGCTCATTTGTAGAAAAAATACAGTTTGCACAAAACGCAGGAGCAGTTGCAGTTATTATGGTTAATCATAATAACCCTGATAACGACCCTAACTATGTAGAGTATGTTAATATGGCTGGAGAATCAACTCCAGAATTTACAATTCCATCAATATTCATTAATTATGATAATGGTCAACCAATAATAAATTCCTTACAAAATGGAGATGTGATCAACGCTACAATAGTTAATAATGCATTTAGAAGAGATGGAAGTTTTGATAATGGGATTGTTTCTCATGAGTATGGACATGGTATTTCAACAAGATTAACAGGTGGTCCAAACAATAGTAATTGTTTACAAAATGGAGAACAAATGGGCGAAGGATGGTCAGACTGGTTTGCTCTAATGGTTACTTTAGATTCAGATGATGTTGCTGAGGATTTAAGAGGTATTGCTACTTATGCAGATGGCCAAAGTGCAGCAGGAGTAGGTATTAGACCAGTGCAGTATACAACAGATATGTCTGCAAATAATTATACTTATGGAGCTACAAATAATGACACCTTATTAGGATATGATACTAATGGCAATCCAGTCAATTGGAATGATAGTGTTCATAATATAGGCTTTGTTTGGGGAACTGTTTTATGGGATCTAACATGGGCTTACATAGATAAATATGGTTTTGATCCAGATTTATACAATGGAACAGGAGGTAATAATAAGGTCATGCAAATAGTAATAGATGGTCTTAAGTTACAACCATGCAGTCCTGGATTTGTTCAAGGTAGAGATGCTATCCTAGCGGCAGATATGGCTTTAACTGGAGGAGAAGACCAATGTTTAATTTGGGAAGTTTTTGCTAATAGAGGACTAGGTGTTAACGCTTCTCAAGGGTTTCCAACTATTATGACAGATCAAGTAGAAGATTTTACTATGCCAGATGAAAATGATCCTTCATTAGCTAATTGTACTACTTTAAGTGTTAATGAATTTAACCAAAGTGACTTTAAAATTTATCCTAATCCAACAGATAATAATATAAATATCAAGGTCAATAGAAGCTTTGGTAATGTTAAGGCAACACTTTTCGATATTAATGGAAGAAAAGTCCTTTCGCAATCAGGAGAACTTAATAATATTATGACATTAAATGTCAACAATGTTCAATCTGGAATTTATGTATTGAATATTGAAGGTACTAATGTTAGTATGAACCATAAGGTAATTATTAAATAA
- a CDS encoding 1-deoxy-D-xylulose-5-phosphate synthase, which yields MKKPSLNLINSPKDLKKLYVSDLEPLAKDLRQFIIDIVATKEGHLGASLGVVELTIALHYVFDTPNDLLIWDVGHQAYGHKILTGRRDIFHTNRQLNGISGFPKRTESEYDAFGVGHSSTSISAALGMAIASKLKGENKHHIAVIGDASIASGMAFEGLNHAGVTKANLLVILNDNAIGIDPSVGALKQYLTNVKKGTQKQDNIFEALNFNYSGPIDGHDIPLLINELDRLKSVEGPKLLHVITTKGKGLKQAEENQVKYHAPGKFDSKTGDLLPKKANGNEPPKFQDVFGKTIVELAQKNDKIVGITPAMPTGSSLKYMMDAFPDRAFDVGIAEQHAVTLSAGMATQGFMVFCNIYSTFLQRAYDQVIHDVALQKLPVIFCLDRAGLVGNDGATHHGVFDLAYLRCIPNLIIFAPRNEIELRNILYTAQLGLNKPIAIRYPRGRGQIIDWQQPFKETPIGKGVKLKFGSDVAILSLGSIAQNVTKAIDKIENNEKVSHYDMRFLAPLDENLLHEIFLKYHTIITIEDGTIIGGFGSAISEFCTKHKYKNTIKILGIPNHFIEHGTTKELHHICKIDAQSIKALLETLI from the coding sequence ATGAAGAAACCTTCTTTAAATCTTATTAACTCACCAAAAGATTTAAAAAAACTTTACGTAAGTGATTTAGAGCCTTTAGCCAAAGACTTAAGACAATTCATTATAGATATTGTTGCCACAAAAGAAGGGCATTTAGGGGCTAGTTTAGGGGTTGTTGAGCTTACTATTGCTTTACATTATGTATTTGATACTCCAAACGATTTATTAATTTGGGATGTTGGTCATCAAGCTTATGGTCATAAAATACTTACAGGAAGACGTGATATTTTCCATACAAACAGGCAACTTAACGGTATAAGCGGCTTTCCCAAACGCACAGAGAGTGAATACGACGCCTTTGGAGTTGGACATTCTTCAACCTCCATTTCTGCGGCATTAGGAATGGCTATCGCTTCCAAATTAAAAGGAGAAAACAAACATCATATTGCTGTAATTGGAGACGCCTCTATTGCTAGCGGCATGGCGTTTGAAGGCCTAAATCATGCCGGAGTTACTAAAGCCAACTTATTAGTAATTTTAAACGACAATGCTATTGGTATAGACCCAAGTGTTGGTGCCTTAAAACAATACCTAACCAATGTTAAAAAAGGCACTCAAAAACAAGACAATATTTTTGAAGCCCTTAACTTTAATTATTCCGGCCCAATTGATGGACATGATATTCCCTTATTAATTAATGAGCTGGATAGATTAAAATCTGTTGAAGGCCCAAAGCTGCTTCACGTTATAACCACTAAAGGAAAAGGATTAAAGCAAGCTGAAGAAAACCAAGTTAAGTATCATGCACCTGGTAAATTTGATTCTAAAACAGGAGATCTTTTACCCAAAAAAGCTAACGGTAATGAACCGCCAAAATTTCAAGATGTTTTTGGAAAAACCATTGTAGAACTAGCCCAAAAAAACGACAAAATTGTTGGTATTACACCAGCCATGCCCACAGGAAGTTCTTTAAAATATATGATGGATGCCTTTCCTGATCGGGCTTTTGATGTTGGCATAGCCGAGCAACATGCTGTAACACTTTCAGCTGGTATGGCAACACAAGGTTTTATGGTGTTTTGTAATATTTATTCAACATTTCTTCAACGAGCCTACGATCAAGTTATACACGATGTTGCCTTACAAAAACTGCCTGTAATCTTTTGTTTGGATCGTGCTGGTTTAGTTGGAAATGATGGTGCCACACATCATGGTGTTTTTGATTTAGCTTATCTAAGATGTATTCCTAATCTTATTATTTTTGCACCAAGAAATGAAATTGAACTTCGCAATATTCTTTACACAGCTCAATTAGGTTTAAACAAACCTATTGCTATTCGTTACCCACGAGGGAGAGGACAGATTATTGATTGGCAACAACCTTTTAAAGAAACACCAATTGGTAAAGGGGTTAAATTAAAATTTGGAAGCGACGTAGCTATTTTAAGCCTAGGAAGTATAGCACAAAACGTGACTAAAGCTATTGACAAAATAGAAAACAACGAAAAAGTTTCTCATTACGACATGCGCTTTTTGGCTCCTTTAGACGAAAATTTACTTCATGAGATATTTTTAAAATATCATACCATTATTACAATTGAAGATGGAACTATAATTGGTGGTTTTGGTAGTGCCATTTCTGAGTTCTGCACAAAACACAAGTATAAAAACACTATTAAAATACTAGGTATCCCAAACCATTTTATAGAACATGGAACAACAAAAGAATTGCATCACATTTGTAAAATTGATGCCCAAAGCATTAAAGCACTTTTAGAAACATTAATCTAA